One Halopelagius inordinatus genomic region harbors:
- a CDS encoding tail fiber domain-containing protein, with translation MTEPSDVPGEADEELADDGRDESQTIPALFSTRRSVLAALGAAGLVGFSGTGSASSRTGLDEDGILSGKKNKVSGRYPVVAGGYRNKALDNFSTISGGKNNRAGSSGSDTDSASYSTVGGGRANLAYKWATVAGGHENEASEDRAAVGGGGKNTASGENATVGGGYGNTARMKSTTVAGGESNTASGGFYSTVAGGFENTASGEAAFACGRGNTADGDGATTSGGYNQLARGFATTISGGLSNSATDAQATVSGGGENTAEGQGATVGGGLLNETSGGHATIAGGRQNNSLDGGAFIGGGRRNTASGAISAVVGGPENTASEFCDFVGGGQGNTASGRWSTIAGGYRNEATDSITFVGGGRNNEATGLMSIVVGGYQSEATGGNTFVGGGRNNEASGLLSTVGGGGFNVASGESSTIPGGFGNVSSGRLSFAAGQKAMTESPSGTPHEGAVVFGDATQNEIHSRGPNEFRSQMPMYAPSFNTTSARAKKQSVGPVDAGDVLDTVTDLEVSTWEFTDTDDGRHMGPMAGEFHDAFELGGDDETIASVDADGVSLAAIQGLAEKLEEKDERIGELEAENEALRERYSELDDRLATLEQTVGEDTASGGST, from the coding sequence ATGACAGAACCATCAGATGTGCCGGGAGAGGCGGACGAGGAACTGGCCGACGACGGACGAGACGAGTCGCAGACGATTCCTGCGCTGTTCTCCACTCGACGGAGCGTACTGGCGGCGCTCGGCGCCGCCGGCCTCGTCGGCTTCAGCGGTACGGGGTCCGCGTCGTCTCGGACCGGTCTCGACGAGGACGGCATCCTCTCGGGGAAGAAAAACAAGGTTTCGGGTAGATATCCGGTAGTCGCTGGCGGGTACAGGAACAAGGCACTGGACAATTTCTCGACTATTAGCGGAGGGAAGAACAACCGCGCCGGCAGTTCGGGTAGCGATACCGACAGCGCGTCGTACTCGACGGTCGGCGGCGGACGGGCGAACCTCGCTTACAAGTGGGCGACGGTCGCAGGCGGCCACGAGAACGAAGCCAGCGAGGACCGCGCCGCCGTCGGCGGCGGCGGAAAAAACACCGCGAGCGGCGAGAACGCGACCGTCGGCGGAGGGTACGGCAACACTGCGAGGATGAAAAGCACAACTGTCGCGGGCGGCGAGTCGAACACCGCCAGCGGAGGATTCTACTCGACAGTCGCTGGCGGTTTCGAGAACACCGCTAGTGGGGAGGCGGCGTTCGCCTGTGGCCGTGGGAACACGGCCGACGGTGATGGGGCGACCACCAGCGGCGGCTACAACCAACTCGCCAGAGGTTTTGCCACGACCATTAGCGGTGGACTCAGTAACAGCGCTACGGATGCACAGGCGACCGTCAGCGGCGGCGGCGAGAACACGGCCGAGGGACAGGGGGCGACTGTCGGGGGTGGCCTACTGAACGAGACGAGCGGTGGGCACGCGACCATCGCCGGTGGGCGACAAAACAACTCCCTCGACGGCGGCGCGTTCATCGGCGGCGGTCGAAGGAACACCGCGAGTGGAGCCATTTCGGCCGTCGTCGGCGGTCCGGAGAACACCGCGAGCGAATTCTGTGACTTCGTAGGCGGCGGGCAGGGTAACACTGCCAGCGGTCGGTGGTCGACTATCGCGGGCGGCTATCGGAACGAAGCCACAGACTCTATTACCTTCGTCGGCGGCGGCCGGAACAACGAAGCAACTGGTCTGATGTCGATCGTCGTAGGCGGCTATCAGAGCGAAGCCACAGGTGGGAATACTTTCGTCGGCGGCGGCCGGAACAACGAAGCATCTGGTCTGTTGTCAACCGTTGGCGGAGGCGGCTTCAACGTCGCCAGCGGCGAGTCCTCGACCATCCCCGGTGGATTCGGGAACGTGTCGAGCGGACGGCTCTCGTTCGCCGCCGGTCAAAAGGCGATGACCGAATCTCCGAGCGGAACCCCGCACGAGGGAGCGGTGGTGTTCGGCGACGCGACGCAGAACGAGATTCACTCGCGGGGCCCAAACGAGTTCCGCTCGCAGATGCCGATGTACGCCCCGTCGTTCAATACGACGAGCGCTCGGGCGAAAAAGCAGTCCGTCGGTCCGGTCGACGCGGGCGACGTTCTCGACACCGTCACCGACCTCGAGGTGAGTACCTGGGAGTTCACGGATACGGACGACGGTCGACACATGGGCCCGATGGCCGGCGAGTTCCACGACGCGTTCGAGTTAGGTGGCGACGACGAGACCATCGCGAGCGTCGACGCCGACGGCGTCTCTCTGGCGGCGATTCAGGGGCTGGCGGAGAAACTCGAAGAAAAAGACGAGCGCATCGGCGAGTTGGAAGCGGAGAACGAAGCGCTCCGCGAGCGATACTCGGAACTGGATGACCGCCTCGCCACCCTCGAACAGACGGTCGGAGAGGACACCGCGTCCGGCGGTAGTACGTAG
- a CDS encoding class I SAM-dependent methyltransferase produces MGHHTFDATKAEKLEDASGRYRYVSREELLWALALDGGETVADLGSGTGFYTDDVAPHADRVYAVDLQAEMHDYYRQKGVPENVDLVTTDVSDLPFENSRVDAAFSTMTYHEFASDDALEELARVVASGGRVVVVDWAASGTGESGPPVGERYSADEAADAFRTHGFTEVFRAVRPETYLLVVESP; encoded by the coding sequence ATGGGTCATCACACGTTCGACGCGACGAAGGCCGAGAAACTCGAGGACGCGTCCGGTCGATATCGGTACGTCTCCCGTGAGGAACTTCTGTGGGCGCTCGCCCTTGACGGCGGCGAGACTGTCGCAGACCTCGGAAGCGGTACCGGATTCTACACCGACGACGTGGCCCCCCACGCGGACCGCGTGTACGCCGTCGACCTCCAAGCGGAGATGCACGACTACTACCGACAGAAGGGCGTCCCGGAGAACGTCGACCTCGTCACGACCGACGTCTCCGACCTTCCGTTCGAGAACTCCCGCGTCGACGCGGCGTTCTCCACGATGACGTACCACGAGTTCGCGAGCGACGACGCCCTCGAGGAACTCGCTCGCGTCGTCGCATCCGGCGGCCGGGTCGTCGTGGTAGACTGGGCGGCCTCCGGGACCGGCGAGAGCGGACCGCCCGTCGGTGAGCGGTACTCCGCCGACGAGGCCGCCGATGCGTTCCGAACCCACGGGTTTACGGAGGTCTTCCGGGCGGTTCGCCCGGAGACGTATCTTCTCGTGGTCGAGAGTCCCTGA
- a CDS encoding M20 family metallopeptidase has translation MSDVTPSDYVRSHREELVALTLDLLAIDTSNPPGDTREIADEIEQFLEPLSVDVARFAVDPAKPNVVVRVSGESDSTLLYNGHLDTVPFDADAWTHDPLGERVDDRVYGRGATDMKGAVASMLFAIRAFEAVDADPPVDLLFAFVSDEEVGGDAGLSALLEAGEIGADACVIGEPTCEAGRHSVTVADRGSTWLAIESVGEGAHGSRPALGVNAIDRLYDAVETLRERFGTERLEIDSDVALIVEESVEYYAPSMGDDVARDLFWYPSINLGVFAGGDAINSVPKSARAEVDVRLTAGVHTPDVLAEIRDCVADCEGVTIADASWSVGTAEAPDSPLVEAVASSAEEGTPDRIFRRSATGGGDAKKLRNAGIPTVEFAFGTDTAHTPDEYVPVDVLVDNAVVYTRIPARWRSQRDR, from the coding sequence ATGAGCGACGTCACGCCATCCGACTACGTGCGCTCTCACCGCGAGGAACTGGTCGCACTGACTCTCGATCTCCTCGCGATCGATACGTCGAACCCGCCCGGTGACACGCGCGAGATAGCCGACGAGATCGAACAGTTCCTCGAACCGCTCTCGGTCGACGTCGCTCGGTTTGCCGTCGATCCGGCGAAGCCGAACGTCGTCGTTCGAGTCTCCGGCGAGTCCGACAGCACGCTGCTGTACAACGGGCACCTCGATACGGTACCGTTCGACGCCGACGCGTGGACCCACGACCCGCTCGGCGAGCGCGTCGACGATCGCGTCTACGGTCGCGGCGCGACCGACATGAAAGGTGCCGTGGCGTCGATGCTGTTCGCGATTCGGGCGTTCGAAGCCGTCGACGCCGACCCGCCCGTCGATCTCCTGTTCGCTTTCGTGAGCGACGAGGAAGTGGGTGGCGACGCCGGTCTGTCGGCGCTGTTGGAGGCCGGAGAAATCGGCGCGGACGCGTGCGTGATCGGCGAACCGACCTGCGAGGCGGGCCGCCACTCGGTCACGGTCGCCGACCGAGGAAGCACCTGGCTGGCGATCGAATCCGTCGGTGAGGGAGCCCACGGCTCCCGACCGGCACTCGGCGTCAATGCGATCGATCGGCTCTACGACGCGGTCGAGACCTTGCGCGAACGGTTCGGCACCGAACGGCTCGAAATCGACTCTGACGTGGCACTGATCGTCGAGGAGTCTGTCGAATACTACGCCCCGTCGATGGGCGACGACGTTGCTCGCGACCTGTTTTGGTATCCTTCGATCAATCTCGGCGTCTTCGCGGGTGGCGACGCGATAAACAGCGTCCCGAAGTCCGCCCGCGCCGAAGTCGACGTGCGGTTGACGGCGGGAGTCCACACACCCGACGTGCTCGCGGAGATTCGCGATTGCGTCGCCGACTGCGAGGGTGTTACCATCGCCGACGCCTCTTGGAGCGTCGGCACCGCCGAGGCACCTGACAGTCCGCTCGTCGAAGCCGTCGCGTCGTCTGCCGAGGAGGGCACACCGGACCGCATCTTCCGACGGAGTGCCACCGGTGGCGGCGACGCGAAGAAACTCCGGAACGCGGGTATTCCAACTGTCGAGTTCGCGTTCGGAACCGATACCGCCCACACTCCCGACGAGTACGTCCCGGTCGACGTGCTCGTCGATAACGCGGTCGTCTACACTCGTATTCCGGCGAGGTGGCGGTCCCAGAGAGACCGATAG
- a CDS encoding thioredoxin family protein: MTTQMAEANGVVSLGDGDIEAVVEDSGVALVEFYTEWCGSCQRMEPVLETLGETTDATVLTVDIESHLETAIEFGAQSAPTFVLFVDGRPVKQLRGSQSEQALCDLIARYSD, from the coding sequence ATGACGACACAGATGGCGGAGGCGAACGGGGTAGTTTCCCTCGGCGACGGCGACATCGAAGCGGTCGTCGAGGACAGCGGCGTCGCTCTCGTGGAATTTTACACGGAGTGGTGTGGCTCCTGTCAGCGTATGGAGCCGGTCCTCGAAACGCTCGGCGAAACCACCGATGCGACGGTTCTAACGGTCGATATCGAATCGCATCTCGAAACTGCAATCGAGTTCGGTGCCCAGAGCGCGCCCACGTTCGTCCTGTTCGTGGACGGGCGGCCGGTGAAACAGCTCCGTGGCAGCCAGAGCGAACAGGCC
- a CDS encoding FAD-dependent oxidoreductase, translating into MSDTFVVVGGDAAGMSAASKAKREDPELEVIVFERGEWVSYAACGMPYYVKGEIEHLDDLVAVTPEEFRDERDIDLRTGHEVVDIDPEAGNVTVEGDGETFEQPYDHLLVATGASAIEPPFDGLDLDGVFTIHDMDEADAIDDYVADHSTGSAAIVGGGYVGIEMAEALSARGFDVDLYEMLPHVLQPFGDSVAEVVEDHLREQGVHLHLDTAVSGFDGGGRIERVVLEDGSRPADIAIAGVGVAPATGLAADAGVELGETGAISTNEYGRTNYENVYAAGDCAEARHVVTGESVHVPLALTANRAGRAIGQTVAGDPEPVGETAGTAIVKAFDLGAARTGIVDEVRAREAGFDPVSVSISASSRAHYYPGGGELTVTLVADRATERLLGGTVVGREGAKRIDTVATALTAGMTVSELRNADLAYAPPFSPVWDPVLTAAKVLGGKLDRA; encoded by the coding sequence ATGAGCGACACGTTCGTGGTCGTCGGCGGTGACGCCGCGGGGATGAGCGCCGCGAGCAAGGCTAAACGCGAAGACCCGGAGCTGGAGGTGATCGTCTTCGAGAGAGGCGAGTGGGTGTCCTACGCGGCCTGCGGGATGCCGTACTACGTCAAGGGCGAAATCGAGCACTTGGACGACCTGGTCGCCGTGACGCCCGAGGAGTTCCGCGACGAACGCGACATCGACCTCCGGACCGGCCACGAAGTCGTCGACATCGACCCCGAGGCCGGGAACGTCACCGTCGAGGGCGACGGTGAGACGTTCGAACAGCCCTACGACCACCTACTCGTCGCGACGGGCGCGAGCGCAATCGAGCCACCGTTCGACGGCCTCGACCTCGACGGCGTGTTCACGATCCACGACATGGACGAGGCCGACGCCATCGACGACTACGTCGCCGACCACTCGACAGGGTCTGCGGCGATCGTCGGCGGCGGATACGTCGGCATCGAGATGGCCGAGGCGCTGTCGGCTCGGGGTTTCGACGTCGACCTCTACGAGATGCTTCCGCACGTCCTCCAGCCGTTCGGTGACTCGGTGGCCGAGGTCGTCGAGGACCATCTTCGAGAGCAGGGCGTCCACCTGCACCTCGACACCGCCGTCTCGGGCTTCGACGGTGGGGGGCGCATCGAACGCGTCGTTCTCGAAGACGGGTCCCGACCCGCCGATATCGCGATTGCCGGTGTCGGCGTCGCGCCCGCTACCGGCCTCGCAGCGGACGCCGGCGTCGAGTTGGGCGAGACCGGGGCCATCTCGACCAACGAGTACGGCCGGACGAACTACGAGAACGTCTACGCTGCTGGGGACTGCGCCGAGGCACGCCACGTCGTGACCGGCGAATCGGTCCACGTACCGCTGGCTCTGACGGCCAACCGGGCCGGCCGTGCGATCGGTCAGACTGTCGCGGGCGACCCGGAGCCGGTCGGCGAAACCGCCGGAACGGCCATCGTCAAGGCCTTCGACCTCGGTGCCGCCCGCACCGGAATCGTAGACGAGGTGCGAGCGCGGGAGGCCGGGTTCGATCCGGTTTCGGTCTCGATTTCGGCGTCGTCTCGGGCCCACTACTACCCCGGTGGCGGCGAACTCACCGTCACGCTGGTGGCCGACCGGGCTACCGAGCGCCTACTGGGTGGAACGGTCGTCGGCCGGGAGGGTGCAAAGCGCATCGACACGGTCGCGACGGCGCTCACGGCGGGCATGACGGTATCCGAACTGCGGAACGCTGATCTGGCCTACGCGCCGCCGTTTAGCCCCGTCTGGGATCCCGTCCTCACGGCGGCGAAAGTCCTCGGCGGCAAACTCGACCGCGCATGA